A genomic stretch from Prochlorococcus marinus str. MIT 9312 includes:
- the gloA gene encoding lactoylglutathione lyase yields MRILHTMLRVGDLDKSINFYVNRLGMNLLRKKDYPHGKFTLAFVGYGSEKENAVIELTYNWDKKSDDYELGDKYGHIAIGVKDIHLICQGLENNGCKVTTKPKTMKNSTTVLAFIEDPDGYKIELIERD; encoded by the coding sequence ATGCGCATCCTTCATACAATGCTGAGAGTTGGAGATTTAGATAAATCCATTAATTTTTACGTTAATAGATTAGGAATGAATTTATTAAGAAAAAAGGATTACCCTCACGGAAAATTCACTTTGGCATTTGTTGGTTATGGTTCAGAAAAAGAGAATGCAGTGATTGAATTAACCTATAACTGGGATAAGAAGTCAGACGACTATGAGCTCGGAGATAAGTATGGTCATATAGCTATTGGAGTAAAAGATATTCATCTTATTTGCCAAGGACTAGAAAATAATGGTTGTAAAGTAACAACCAAACCTAAGACAATGAAAAACAGTACAACTGTCTTGGCTTTTATTGAGGATCCTGATGGATATAAAATTGAACTTATTGAAAGAGATTAA
- a CDS encoding Tic20 family protein → MNQIFQRLSSVFLYTLPLKASIPFGYYLFYKYSFLKILLLLTFPIAIIEKSLPFGSFLLFIILFAGLARNPKVPYFVRYNACQALLIDIALIIISYLMRIFPIVELGSIIFIFTLCIFIYSISQCIYGVEPEIPLISKSVRMQI, encoded by the coding sequence TTGAATCAAATATTCCAGAGACTCTCATCAGTATTTTTGTATACTCTTCCCTTAAAGGCTTCAATACCTTTTGGATATTATTTGTTCTATAAATATTCTTTTTTAAAGATACTATTATTACTAACTTTCCCAATAGCAATAATTGAAAAATCATTGCCTTTTGGTAGCTTTTTGTTATTTATAATTTTATTTGCAGGATTAGCAAGAAATCCAAAAGTGCCCTATTTCGTTAGATATAACGCATGCCAAGCATTACTTATTGATATTGCTTTGATCATAATTTCATACCTCATGAGAATATTCCCCATAGTTGAACTGGGCTCAATTATTTTTATATTTACACTCTGCATTTTTATTTATTCTATTTCTCAATGTATATATGGGGTTGAACCTGAAATACCATTAATTAGTAAATCTGTAAGAATGCAAATATAA